TCTTGTCGATCGCGCTGTCGACGTTGCGCCGCGCGGTTTCGGGGTCGGCGGGCTTGTTCATGCCGGCCCAGCGACCGCCGAACCAGTCGGCCTCATTGGCCTTGTAGCTGTCGGCCGCGTCGAATTCTTCCTGCAGGAGCGCGTTGAACTCCTCGCGCATCTGCGGCGCCAGTCCCTTCTCGACCACGCCCTGTTCGATGAGCTTGTCGGAGTAGAGCTCGCTCACGCGCGGATGCTTGCGGATCGCATCATACATCAGCGGCTGTGTGAAGCTCGGCTCGTCACCCTCGTTGTGGCCGAAGCGGCGATAACACCACATGTCGATCACGATATCGCGCTTGAACCGTTGGCGATATTCGATCGCCAGCTTGCAAGCGAAGGTCACTGCTTCCGGATCGTCGCCATTGACGTGGAGGATCGGTGCCTGGACGCCCTTGGCGACGTCGGACGGGTAGGGCGAGCTGCGCGCGAAACGCGGGCTCGTCGTGAAGCCGATCTGGTTGTTGATGACGAAGTGGATGCAGCCGCCGGTGTTGTAGCCGTTGACCCCGGAGAAGCCGAGGCATTCCCACACGATGCCCTGTCCGGCGAAGGCAGCGTCGCCGTGCAGCAGGACCGGCAGCACCTGCTCGTGTGCATCGAGGTCTTCGCGCATGGCCTGCTGCGCGCGGACCTTGCCGAGCACGACCGGGTTGACCGCTTCGAGGTGCGAGGGGTTGGGGACCAGCGACATGTGGACCGAGATACCGTCGAACTCGCGGTCGGTGCTGGTGCCGAGGTGGTATTTGACGTCGCCCGAACCGCCCACGTCCTCGGGGTTGGCCGAGCCGCCCTGGAATTCGTGGAAGATCACGCGGTAGGGCTTGGCCATCACATTGGCGAGCACGTTGAGCCGGCCGCGGTGCGCCATGCCGTAGACGATCTCGCGTACGCCGAGCTGCGAGCCATACTTGATCACGGCTTCGAGCGCCGGGATCATAGATTCGCCGCCGTCGAGGCCGAACCGCTTGGTGCCGACGTATTTCTTGCCGAGGAACTTCTCGTATTCCTCGCCGCGGATCACCGCCTGCAGGATTGCATGCTTGCCTTCGGCGGTGAACTGGATCGTGTCCTCGGGCTTCTCGAACTTGTCCTGCAGGAAGCGCCGTTCCTCGGTGTCCGAGATGTGCATGTATTCGAGGCCGACATGGCCGCAATAGGTCTCGCGCAGCACGCGGTAGAGCTGGCCGATCGTGACCCATTCGAACCCGAACACGCCGCCGACATAGACTTCGAGATCCTCTTGCCCCGAAAATCCGTGCCATTCGAGGCTGAGATCCTCGGGCTGGTCGCGGTGCGACAGGCCGAGCGGGTCGAGATTGGCCGCGAGGTGGCCGCGCACGCGATAGAGGCGCACCATCAGCATCGCGCGGATCGAATTGTCTGCCGCCTGCTCGATCGCCTTGGGATCGGTCGGCTTGCCGGCCTTGGCCGCAGCATCCTTGACCGCGAGCTTCATCGCGGTCGGGTCCATCGCCTGCGTCAGGTCGGCATCG
This region of Altererythrobacter sp. CAU 1644 genomic DNA includes:
- a CDS encoding 2-oxoglutarate dehydrogenase E1 component, giving the protein MGNEQHDFLPELSDQEGPQPGPSWGNPRWLESAVDADADLTQAMDPTAMKLAVKDAAAKAGKPTDPKAIEQAADNSIRAMLMVRLYRVRGHLAANLDPLGLSHRDQPEDLSLEWHGFSGQEDLEVYVGGVFGFEWVTIGQLYRVLRETYCGHVGLEYMHISDTEERRFLQDKFEKPEDTIQFTAEGKHAILQAVIRGEEYEKFLGKKYVGTKRFGLDGGESMIPALEAVIKYGSQLGVREIVYGMAHRGRLNVLANVMAKPYRVIFHEFQGGSANPEDVGGSGDVKYHLGTSTDREFDGISVHMSLVPNPSHLEAVNPVVLGKVRAQQAMREDLDAHEQVLPVLLHGDAAFAGQGIVWECLGFSGVNGYNTGGCIHFVINNQIGFTTSPRFARSSPYPSDVAKGVQAPILHVNGDDPEAVTFACKLAIEYRQRFKRDIVIDMWCYRRFGHNEGDEPSFTQPLMYDAIRKHPRVSELYSDKLIEQGVVEKGLAPQMREEFNALLQEEFDAADSYKANEADWFGGRWAGMNKPADPETARRNVDSAIDKKLFDSLGRTLTTVPDDHTIHKTLQRVLDAKRAMFDNGEGFDWATAEALAYGSLVTEGFGVRLSGQDSGRGTFSQRHAVWVDQNTEEKYIPLCQLPHGKFEVYDSPLSEYGVLGFEYGFALADPKTLVMWEAQFGDFVNGAQIMIDQFIAAGEVKWLRANGLVLLLPHGYEGQGPEHSSARLERFLQLCANDNIQVCNITTPANYFHVLRRQMLRPFRKPLVIMTPKSLLRHPLAKSNAEEFLGNHHFMRIKSDLTEIDDKKIKRLVLCSGKVAYDLIQKRDEEEVDDVSIVRIEQLYPFPGEPLAVRLKRMTNLEEVIWCQEEPKNNGAWFFVESQIEEALTEAGHQGMRPQYAGREVAASPATGFAKRHLAQQEGLVSVALGLSERGKSHRKMNSTRKKKA